A part of Candidatus Electrothrix aestuarii genomic DNA contains:
- a CDS encoding IS5 family transposase: protein MERASYSTDLTDIQFEIINKFLPSPSKTGRPRSYALREILNAIFYLVHTGCQWREIPHDFPKWTSVYYYFRKWKRDGTWFLVKQAIHTDLREEQGKNAEPSAVMIDSQSVKTAQMAETRGFDGNKKVKGRKRHVISDTLGFPLIVKVHDANLSDGKQSISIFQTLFLWFASIKMVWADAAYRGDLADYLWCAFQCRLEIAPTLKTKGFQVVPKRWIIERTFGWFQWDRRLMIDYERQAQSAETMVYIASIRKMLNRYK, encoded by the coding sequence ATGGAACGAGCTAGCTACAGCACAGATCTCACTGATATACAATTTGAAATTATTAATAAATTTCTCCCCTCTCCTTCAAAAACCGGCAGGCCAAGATCTTATGCTCTCAGAGAGATTCTCAACGCAATTTTTTACTTGGTTCACACTGGGTGTCAATGGCGAGAAATTCCGCATGATTTCCCAAAGTGGACCAGCGTTTACTATTACTTTCGTAAATGGAAGCGGGATGGAACCTGGTTTCTCGTCAAGCAGGCAATTCACACGGACCTGCGAGAGGAACAAGGGAAAAACGCTGAGCCTTCTGCGGTTATGATTGATAGTCAATCCGTCAAAACTGCACAGATGGCTGAGACCCGAGGCTTTGACGGCAATAAGAAAGTAAAAGGACGAAAACGCCATGTAATTTCGGATACCCTTGGTTTTCCGCTAATTGTCAAAGTTCATGATGCCAACCTGTCAGATGGAAAGCAGTCTATCTCTATCTTTCAAACTCTTTTTTTGTGGTTTGCTTCCATTAAAATGGTTTGGGCCGATGCCGCTTATCGAGGCGATTTGGCCGACTATTTATGGTGCGCCTTTCAGTGCCGGTTGGAAATCGCTCCCACCTTGAAGACTAAAGGGTTTCAAGTGGTGCCGAAACGCTGGATTATTGAAAGGACCTTCGGCTGGTTCCAATGGGATCGAAGACTGATGATCGACTACGAGCGACAGGCGCAATCAGCCGAAACTATGGTTTACATAGCATCAATCAGGAAGATGCTAAATAGGTATAAATAG
- a CDS encoding ATP-binding protein — translation MSISRLLAGNYTSTIRNKQIAALFKEAGLIERYGSGIKRILESFTDYDLPLPLFEEVQEGFRVTVTCTTQKTTQKTTQKTTTKEQLLKLVQENPRITRSELTVQLSKSESTVKEHLAQLKAQGRLQRIGSDRSGCWQVIVHEE, via the coding sequence TTGTCGATCTCTCGGCTTCTTGCCGGAAATTATACCTCGACCATTCGCAATAAACAGATTGCCGCTCTTTTTAAAGAAGCCGGTCTGATTGAACGATACGGCTCGGGTATCAAAAGGATTTTGGAATCATTTACCGACTATGATCTTCCCCTGCCTCTTTTCGAGGAAGTACAGGAAGGGTTCCGGGTCACAGTTACCTGCACCACCCAGAAAACCACCCAGAAAACCACCCAGAAAACCACAACCAAAGAGCAGCTCCTGAAACTGGTACAAGAAAATCCACGTATCACCAGGTCAGAACTTACTGTACAGCTCTCTAAAAGTGAGAGTACGGTAAAGGAGCACTTGGCTCAACTGAAAGCTCAGGGCAGATTACAACGAATCGGCAGCGATCGAAGCGGCTGCTGGCAGGTTATTGTTCATGAGGAATAA
- a CDS encoding DegT/DnrJ/EryC1/StrS family aminotransferase, with amino-acid sequence MRNKRIFLSAPHMGGQELDFIQEAFASNYIAPVGPQLDAFEQEFAEKVGAKYAAAVTSGTAALHLLLRYAGVGLGDTVLCSTFTFAASANPILYQGAIPVFIDSDHSSWNMDPALLASELERRANQNTLPKAVVLVHLYGQPADIDPIKAACDKYGVLLIEDAAEALGAKYKGKVPGTFGLAGFYSFNGNKIITTSGGGMIVSDDEALIRKVKFWATQARDNAVHYQHTEMGYNYRMSNVLAAIGRGQLQVLNDRVQRKREIFASYQAQLVDLPGLAFMPEPDFARSTRWLTCLTINPEQAGINRDTIIQELENNNIESRPTWKPMHMQPLYADCNVVGGQVAEEIFRNGLCLPSGTGMHDEDLKRIVHIIRTCWQ; translated from the coding sequence ATGAGGAATAAACGAATATTTTTATCCGCCCCCCATATGGGCGGACAAGAGCTTGACTTTATCCAGGAGGCCTTTGCTTCCAACTATATTGCTCCGGTCGGTCCCCAGCTCGACGCCTTTGAGCAGGAATTTGCCGAAAAGGTCGGTGCAAAGTATGCCGCAGCTGTTACTTCCGGCACAGCTGCCCTGCACCTGTTGTTGCGCTATGCAGGGGTTGGATTAGGAGATACGGTACTCTGTTCTACTTTCACCTTTGCTGCCAGTGCCAATCCTATTCTCTATCAGGGAGCCATACCTGTCTTTATCGATTCGGATCATTCCAGCTGGAACATGGACCCTGCACTACTGGCTTCAGAACTCGAACGACGTGCGAACCAGAATACCCTACCAAAAGCCGTGGTGCTGGTGCATCTTTACGGTCAGCCTGCTGATATTGATCCCATCAAAGCTGCCTGTGACAAGTATGGAGTCCTACTAATCGAAGACGCAGCCGAGGCTCTTGGAGCGAAATATAAAGGTAAGGTGCCGGGAACCTTCGGCCTGGCCGGTTTTTACTCCTTTAACGGCAACAAAATCATTACCACGTCCGGCGGCGGCATGATTGTTTCCGATGATGAGGCATTGATCCGCAAGGTCAAATTCTGGGCCACCCAGGCCAGAGACAATGCTGTCCATTATCAACACACGGAAATGGGCTATAATTATCGGATGAGCAATGTGCTGGCCGCCATAGGCCGAGGGCAGTTGCAGGTGCTGAATGACCGTGTGCAGAGAAAGCGGGAAATTTTTGCCTCTTACCAAGCGCAGCTGGTGGACCTGCCCGGTCTCGCCTTTATGCCGGAACCGGATTTTGCCCGCTCCACCCGCTGGCTCACTTGCCTGACCATCAATCCTGAACAAGCCGGAATCAACCGTGATACCATTATTCAGGAGCTGGAAAACAACAACATTGAATCCCGCCCGACCTGGAAGCCTATGCATATGCAACCCTTATATGCAGACTGTAACGTTGTAGGCGGACAGGTTGCCGAGGAGATTTTTCGTAACGGGCTTTGCCTTCCCTCCGGTACAGGCATGCACGACGAGGACTTGAAGCGAATCGTGCATATCATCCGAACTTGCTGGCAGTAA